The Lepisosteus oculatus isolate fLepOcu1 chromosome 4, fLepOcu1.hap2, whole genome shotgun sequence genome window below encodes:
- the LOC107077280 gene encoding avidin-like, which yields MSSSNTRLGTVLLSLTLISWIGGYECLVNSKCNLEGKWKNELGSIMTLSPLDKNGFFTGTYHTTVTANSNLVTKESPLMGNLNVFTADTQQRVFGFLVNWTFSNSVTSFVGQCFVQKDGTERLQTTWLLRGSAATEEDNWSQTRRVHCVFILGQAAHCNAQ from the exons ATGTCCTCTTCCAACACGAGACTGGGAACggtcctcctctctctcacgcTGATCTCTTGGATCGGAGGGTACGAGTGCCTTGTCAACAGCAAG TGCAATCTAGAAGGAAAATGGAAGAATGAGCTGGGCTCCATCATGACCCTCAGTCCTTTGGATAAAAATGGCTTTTTCACTGGCACCTACCACACCACGGTGACCGCCAACAGCAACCTGGTCACCAAGGAGTCACCACTCATGGGAAACCTGAATGTGTTCACTGCCGACACTCAACAAAGAGTGTTTGGATTCCTGGTCAACTGGACTTTTTCAA ACTCTGTGACCTCCTTCGTCGGGCAGTGCTTCGTGCAGAAGGATGGCACTGAACGCCTTCAGACGACATGGCTGCTCAGGGGCTCAGCGGCCACAGAGGAGGACAACTGGTCCCAGACCAGGCGAGTTCACTGCGTGTTCATTCTGGGGCAGGCGGCGCACTGTAATGCTCAGTAG
- the LOC102686941 gene encoding butyrophilin subfamily 1 member A1-like, which translates to MLFVLLLFLHQACLSLSEPFQVVAPAAPVVAAAGKDTVLPCSLAPGINATDLEVRWFREDRKAMVCLYQYRRYNVNIQDPYYGGRAELFLEELGRGNVSLRLWDVRRSDHGHYKCMVLSPHYHSDADVQLAFTTLGSQPSVSLHSPGGGQTQLLCRSEGWFPAPAVIWTDRDGHDVTSLSSGTVEKDSQGLLSVSSYIPVQQESNIFSCLVRSALPEPDWESQLHIPRDFFPGPSGWMVAFCVTAAVIVAASALLVIQWRRMDREERQYEWQWLCSAAVNVTLDPDTAHPELTLSEDGKRVRLGEPRDVPDSQERFDCRLCVRGSEGFTSGRRYWEVEVNGDWRIGVTKESASVRSWVQFVPGDGYWCLESFSSQQSVRSKSVGVCVDIEERKVSFYTVESRTHIFTFTDMEFGQGEKIYPVFGTWDRSKDLVLLPPVRCGNERRH; encoded by the exons ATGCTGTTTGTGCTTCTGCTGTTTCTTCACCAGGCCTGTCTCTCATTATCAG AGCCCTTTCAGGTCGTGGCTCCAGCTGCCCCTGTTGTCGCCGCCGCGGGCAAAGACACGGTCCTGCCCTGTTCCCTCGCGCCAGGCATCAACGCCACGGACCTGGAGGTCAGGTGGTTTCGAGAGGATCGAAAGGCCATGGTCTGCTTGTACCAGTACCGCAGGTACAACGTGAACATCCAGGACCCCTACTACGGGGGAAGAGCCGAGCTGTTCCTGGAGGAGCTCGGCCGGGGCAACGTGTCCCTGAGACTGTGGGATGTGAGGCGCTCCGATCACGGACACTACAAGTGCATGGTGCTGTCGCCGCACTACCACAGCGACGCGGACGTCCAGCTGGCTTTTACCA CCCTGGGCTCCCAgccctcagtgtctctccaCTCCCCTGGAGGAGGTCAGACCCAGCTGCTGTGCAGGTCAGAGGGCTGGTTCCCTGCACCTGCAGTGATCTGGACAGACAGGGATGGACATGATGTGACCTCACTGTCCAGCGGCACAGTGGAGAAGGACAGTCAGGGGCTCCTCAGTGTCAGCAGCTACATCCCAGTCCAGCAGGAGTCCAACATCTTCTCCTGTCTGGTCAGAAGTGCTCTTCCTGAACCAGACTGGGAATCTCAGCTCCACATACCCA GAGACTTTTTCCCTGGACCCTCTGGATGGATGGTGGCTTTCTGTGTAACAGCAGCTGTGATTGTAGCAGCATCAGCACTTCTGGTGATCCAGTGGAGAAGAATGGACA GGGAAGAGAGACAATATG agTGGCAGTGGCTGTGCAGTGCCGCAG TTAACGTGACCCTTGATCCTGATACAGCTCACCCTGAGCTCACCCTGTCCGAGGATGGGAAGAGGGTGAGACTAGGAGAGCCGAGGGATGTCCCGGACAGTCAGGAGAGATTCGACTGCCGGCTCTGTGTCCGGGGCAGCGAGGGGTTCACCTCTGGGAGACGCTACTGGGAGGTAGAGGTGAACGGTGACTGGAGAATAGGTGTGACCAAAGAGTCGGCCAGTGTTAGAAGCTGGGTCCAGTTTGTTCCTGGAGATGGGTACTGGTGCCTGGAGTCTTTCTCCTCTCAGCAGAGCGTGCGATCCAAGTcagtgggggtgtgtgtggatattGAGGAGAGGAAGGTCTCCTTTTACACAGTGGAGTCCAGAACTCACATCTTCACGTTCACCGACATGGAGTTCGGTCAGGGAGAGAAGATCTATCCTGTCTTCGGTACCTGGGATCGATCGAAAGACCTTGTGCTGCTGCCTCCTGTCCGCTGTGGAAATGAGAGACGTCAttga